The Microcebus murinus isolate Inina chromosome 1, M.murinus_Inina_mat1.0, whole genome shotgun sequence genome includes a region encoding these proteins:
- the LOC105861123 gene encoding large ribosomal subunit protein eL32 — translation MAALRPLVKPKIVKKRTKKFIRHQSDRYVKIKHNWRKPRGIDNRVRRRFKGQILMPNIGYGSNKKTKHMLPSGFRKFLVHNVKELEVLLMCNKSYCAEIAHNVSSKNRKAIVERAAQLAIRVTNPNARLRSEENE, via the coding sequence ATGGCCGCCCTCAGACCCCTTGTGAAGCCCAAGATCGTCAAAAAGAGGACCAAGAAGTTTATCAGGCACCAGTCAGACCGATATGTCAAAATTAAGCATAACTGGCGGAAACCCAGAGGTATTGACAACAGGGTTCGGAGAAGATTCAAGGGCCAGATCTTGATGCCCAACATTGGTTATGGGagcaacaagaaaacaaagcacaTGCTGCCCAGTGGTTTCCGCAAGTTCCTGGTCCACAATGTCAAGGAGCTGGAAGTGCTGCTGATGTGCAACAAATCTTACTGTGCGGAGATTGCTCACAACGTTTCCTCCAAGAACCGCAAAGCCATTGTGGAAAGAGCAGCCCAGCTGGCCATCAGAGTCACCAATCCCAATGCCAGGCTGCGCagtgaagaaaatgaatag